The following are encoded together in the Daphnia magna isolate NIES linkage group LG8, ASM2063170v1.1, whole genome shotgun sequence genome:
- the LOC123475588 gene encoding uncharacterized protein LOC123475588: MGELMGAGHTVRTSKDKKERRVNTLMAKSRYDRVAELTRKLAGISTAEERTSDREQLDVALGEIAVLEQLAESPKRDSTPITTTLVNRPALPLPVFSGDIAAWGSWQAAWATYDDDNTLTNEQKYQYLRGCLKGKAADAISYLQYGTNQYRKAMELLTERFGDQERLKKHYLAELKAMANTRLSETSALSQWQKLHDGLANSVAALNSLGVDTKTHQTYLAPDLLAAFPRALVSRWRDRWEDEEPTFSKILKALQREIRLREEDETSATSGSGKPVLESAATTANNGNRGLACLFCQKIHLHHNCNQGSSAQRRATAEREGRCLKCLARSHRTEHCISRIPCRNCGSTEHSPAVCVARPRGGGYAPAPAGNRGFSPQRAPKVVTIDTTTLTISTRSKTGVLPTFTAYLKGKAGDRVKIVGLIDSGSERTFVRQDTATRVGAEKIRAEYLAVNGFGDQNKAGKNQRCSDSDSRDLARMPQI, encoded by the coding sequence ATGGGAGAGCTGATGGGTGCCGGACATACCGTGAGGACGTCGAAAGACAAGAAAGAACGCCGAGTGAACACACTCATGGCGAAGTCAAGATATGACAGAGTGGCGGAATTGACACGGAAGCTAGCTGGAATCTCGACGGCAGAAGAGAGGACAAGTGACCGCGAGCAGCTAGATGTGGCGCTGGGTGAAATAGCGGTGCTGGAGCAGTTGGCGGAGTCTCCTAAAAGAGACTCCACACCAATAACCACGACACTCGTGAACCGTCCAGCGCTACCCCTTCCGGTGTTTAGCGGAGATATTGCAGCGTGGGGGAGTTGGCAAGCCGCCTGGGCGACTTACGACGACGACAACACGCTGACAAATGAGCAGAAATATCAGTACCTTCGGGGCTGTTTGAAAGGAAAGGCGGCCGATGCGATTTCGTACCTGCAATACGGGACGAACCAATATCGCAAGGCCATGGAATTGTTGACGGAAAGATTCGGAGACCAAGAAAGGCTGAAAAAGCACTACTTGGCGGAACTTAAAGCGATGGCAAACACTCGACTGAGCGAGACTTCCGCTCTGTCGCAGTGGCAAAAACTCCATGACGGGCTGGCTAATAGCGTCGCGGCGCTTAACAGCCTTGGAGTAGATACAAAGACTCACCAAACCTATCTCGCCCCGGATCTACTGGCGGCCTTTCCAAGGGCGCTGGTTAGCCGGTGGAGAGACAGGTGGGAGGATGAGGAGCCGACGTTCTCGAAGATCTTGAAAGCCCTGCAAAGGGAAATAAGACTTAGGGAAGAAGACGAGACGTCGGCGACAAGTGGTAGCGGGAAGCCCGTGCTAGAGTCGGCCGCTACCACAGCAAATAATGGAAACAGAGGCCTGGCATGCCTATTCTGCCAAAAGATACATTTGCACCATAACTGCAACCAAGGGTCGTCAGCTCAGAGAAGAGCGACGGCAGAAAGAGAAGGTCGGTGCCTGAAGTGTCTGGCCCGATCACATCGGACGGAACATTGCATATCGCGAATTCCGTGCCGAAACTGCGGGAGTACGGAACATAGCCCTGCTGTATGCGTGGCTAGACCACGAGGCGGCGGTTATGCGCCAGCTCCCGCAGGAAACAGAGGATTCTCCCCTCAAAGAGCTCCAAAGGTGGTGACAATAGACACCACCACGTTGACGATTTCCACAAGATCGAAGACGGGAGTACTGCCCACCTTCACGGCCTACCTTAAAGGGAAAGCCGGAGACCGGGTAAAGATAGTCGGATTAATTGACTCTGGGAGCGAGAGAACGTTCGTCCGCCAGGACACGGCAACCAGAGTCGGAGCAGAAAAGATAAGGGCCGAATACCTGGCGGTCAACGGGTTCGGAGACCAGAACAAAGCGGGCAAAAACCAGCGGTGTTCGGACTCAGACTCGCGGGACTTAGCCAGGATGCCCCAGATATAA